The following are encoded in a window of Amphibacillus xylanus NBRC 15112 genomic DNA:
- a CDS encoding PolC-type DNA polymerase III — protein sequence MGLSSHEKMNVLLDQINLNVNEQRQYFDQSMLLKLEVFKQEKRWNFQFQLESILPIELFKQFRSKLQEAFKMVATVTFTLNYNDQSISPKVMCDYWQDFITQEQELSPAYADHLKECQPKTDNGQLHIQARNSAEATVIKNRLTPLFKQYCQQYGLPIWQLNVYVENEQEQIEKFNEQKALEDKLLVKKAMETKKEQEKSQENKDELIQIGYPIKEPAVQMSDIFEEEKRVILQGYIFDVETRDLRSGRQLLMIKMTDYTDSFTVKMFSRNDQDKELFAKIKKGIWVKVRGSIQTDNFSNELTMMLSDLNQITYTPKQDRAPENEKRVELHSHTMMSQMDAVVSAKDLVERAAKWGHPAIAITDHAVAQAFPEAHLAGLKHGIKVIYGVEVNLVDDGVPIAYNPVDRDLKDATYVVFDVETTGLSAVYDTIIELAAVKIKNGEIIDKFERFANPHQPLSQTIIDLTGITDDMLQDAPEVEEVLQEFHDWIGDGILVAHNAGFDIGFINQGFQRIDLEKVKNPVIDTLELSRFILPQLKSHRLNILCKHYGIELTQHHRAIYDTEATAYLLWKLVKEAEEKGITNHNQFNQHMGEGNAYQRARPYHATLLAKNEIGLKNLYKLISMAHVDYFYRVPRLPRSKIIEHREGILIGSACQQGEVFETMMQKSIEEAEKVADFYDYIEVQPPANYYPLIEQELVQNEAQIYEIIRNIVDLADTLNKPCVATGNVHYLDKEDKFYRQILIKSQKGNPLSRRSLPDVPFRTTDEMLECFNFLDDDKAKEIVVTNTQKLANDIEAISPVKKDLYTPNIEGADKEIRDMSYASARKLYGEELPDIVVERMEKELKSIIGHGFAVIYLISHKLVKKSLDDGYLVGSRGSVGSSLIATLTEITEVNPLPPHYRCPNCCHHEFFTDGQYASGYDLKDKDCPNCGTLYKKDGQDIPFETFLGFKGDKVPDIDLNFSGTYQPVAHNYTKELFGEDKVFRAGTIGTIAEKTAYGYVKGYANDHNLHIKNTEVDRLVLGCTGVKRTTGQHPGGIIVVPEDMDIYDFTPIQYPADDKNSEWLTTHFDFHSIDANLLKLDILGHDDPTMIRMLEDLSGIDPKDIPVDDEKVMKIFSSPEVLGVTPEQILCKTGTLGVPEFGTRFVRQMLEDTNPSTFGELVIISGLSHGTDVWLGNAQELINQGICELSDVIGCRDDIMVYLMHQGLDASLAFQIMESVRKGKGLTDEWVVEMKKHDVPDWYIDSCRKIKYMFPKAHASAYVLMALRIAYFKVHHPILFYAAYFTVRASDFELDTMIQGSSAIRKRIEEIYAKGNDATPKEKSLVVVLELALEMNERGFSFAKVDLYRSSATEFLVDGNQLIPPFNAIDGLGTNAALNIVKAREEGEFLSKEDLRERSRISRTVLDYLDNHGCLEGMEEKNQLSLF from the coding sequence ATGGGATTATCCAGTCATGAAAAAATGAATGTATTACTAGATCAAATCAATTTAAATGTCAATGAACAAAGACAATACTTTGACCAATCAATGTTGTTAAAATTAGAAGTTTTTAAGCAAGAAAAACGTTGGAATTTTCAATTTCAATTAGAGTCTATATTACCAATAGAGCTTTTCAAACAGTTTAGGTCTAAACTACAGGAAGCTTTTAAAATGGTCGCAACAGTTACATTTACACTTAATTATAACGATCAATCGATCTCTCCAAAGGTAATGTGTGATTATTGGCAAGATTTTATTACACAAGAGCAAGAGCTTTCACCAGCTTATGCTGATCATCTAAAGGAATGTCAGCCAAAAACAGACAACGGTCAACTCCACATTCAAGCGAGAAATTCTGCAGAAGCTACTGTGATAAAAAATCGTCTAACACCATTGTTTAAACAGTATTGTCAGCAGTATGGATTACCAATTTGGCAACTCAATGTGTATGTTGAGAATGAACAAGAACAAATTGAGAAGTTTAATGAACAAAAAGCGCTAGAAGATAAATTACTCGTTAAAAAAGCAATGGAAACGAAAAAAGAACAGGAGAAATCTCAGGAAAATAAAGATGAGCTGATTCAAATTGGTTATCCAATTAAGGAACCAGCAGTCCAAATGAGCGACATTTTTGAAGAGGAAAAGCGCGTTATTTTACAAGGATACATTTTTGATGTGGAAACTAGAGATTTACGTTCAGGTCGTCAATTATTAATGATTAAAATGACAGACTATACAGACTCGTTTACGGTGAAAATGTTCTCTAGAAATGATCAAGATAAAGAGCTTTTTGCAAAAATTAAAAAAGGAATTTGGGTTAAAGTTCGTGGAAGCATTCAAACAGATAATTTTTCAAATGAATTAACGATGATGTTGAGCGACCTTAATCAAATTACTTATACGCCAAAGCAAGATCGCGCACCAGAGAATGAAAAAAGAGTTGAGCTTCATAGTCATACAATGATGAGTCAAATGGATGCGGTTGTTTCTGCTAAGGATTTAGTTGAGCGAGCGGCAAAATGGGGACACCCTGCGATTGCGATTACTGACCATGCTGTTGCACAAGCTTTCCCAGAGGCACATCTTGCCGGTTTAAAGCATGGGATTAAGGTAATTTATGGTGTAGAGGTAAACTTAGTAGATGACGGTGTTCCGATTGCTTATAATCCAGTCGATCGAGATTTAAAAGATGCAACTTATGTTGTCTTTGATGTTGAGACGACAGGACTATCTGCAGTTTATGACACCATTATTGAACTAGCGGCGGTAAAAATTAAAAATGGAGAAATTATTGATAAATTTGAACGCTTTGCAAATCCTCATCAACCGCTATCGCAAACAATTATTGATTTAACGGGGATTACCGATGACATGTTGCAAGATGCCCCTGAAGTTGAGGAAGTATTACAGGAATTTCATGATTGGATTGGTGACGGCATTCTTGTTGCGCATAATGCAGGCTTTGATATTGGTTTTATTAATCAAGGCTTTCAAAGAATTGATCTTGAAAAGGTTAAAAACCCAGTCATTGATACTTTAGAGCTATCACGTTTTATTTTGCCACAACTGAAAAGTCACCGTCTAAATATATTATGTAAGCATTACGGCATTGAACTTACTCAACATCACCGAGCGATTTATGATACTGAAGCCACTGCTTATTTACTTTGGAAGCTCGTCAAAGAAGCGGAAGAAAAAGGGATCACAAATCATAATCAGTTTAATCAACACATGGGTGAAGGAAATGCATACCAACGAGCTAGACCGTATCATGCAACACTATTAGCTAAGAATGAAATTGGTTTAAAGAATTTATATAAATTAATTTCAATGGCACATGTTGATTACTTTTATCGTGTACCACGTCTTCCGAGATCAAAGATTATCGAACATCGAGAGGGTATCTTAATTGGTTCAGCGTGTCAGCAAGGTGAAGTTTTTGAAACGATGATGCAAAAATCAATTGAAGAAGCGGAAAAAGTAGCTGATTTTTACGATTATATTGAAGTGCAACCACCTGCTAATTATTATCCTTTAATTGAACAAGAGCTAGTTCAAAATGAAGCGCAAATATATGAGATTATAAGAAATATTGTTGATCTAGCAGATACGCTTAATAAACCTTGTGTCGCAACAGGTAATGTTCACTATTTAGATAAAGAGGACAAATTTTATCGTCAAATATTAATTAAGTCACAAAAGGGAAATCCATTAAGTCGTCGATCACTACCAGATGTACCGTTTCGAACGACTGATGAAATGCTTGAATGTTTTAATTTCTTAGATGATGATAAGGCAAAAGAAATTGTTGTCACAAATACCCAAAAGCTTGCAAACGACATTGAAGCAATTAGCCCAGTCAAAAAAGATCTTTATACACCTAATATTGAAGGTGCGGATAAAGAAATTCGTGATATGAGTTATGCTTCAGCACGTAAGTTGTACGGTGAAGAATTGCCGGACATAGTTGTAGAACGAATGGAAAAAGAGTTAAAGAGTATTATTGGACATGGGTTTGCGGTTATTTATTTGATTTCCCACAAACTTGTTAAGAAATCATTAGATGATGGATATTTAGTTGGTTCTCGTGGATCTGTAGGTTCATCGTTAATCGCAACACTGACAGAGATTACAGAGGTTAACCCATTACCACCGCATTATCGTTGTCCTAATTGTTGTCACCATGAATTCTTTACAGATGGCCAGTATGCAAGTGGATATGATCTTAAAGATAAAGATTGTCCAAACTGTGGAACACTATACAAAAAAGATGGACAAGACATTCCTTTTGAGACGTTCCTAGGATTTAAAGGTGATAAAGTACCTGATATTGATTTAAACTTCTCAGGTACCTATCAACCAGTGGCCCATAACTATACAAAAGAATTATTTGGCGAAGATAAGGTCTTCCGCGCGGGAACGATTGGAACCATTGCAGAAAAGACAGCATATGGCTACGTTAAAGGCTATGCAAATGATCACAACTTACACATTAAAAATACAGAGGTTGATCGTTTAGTACTCGGATGTACTGGCGTTAAACGAACAACAGGACAACACCCAGGTGGTATTATTGTCGTTCCAGAAGATATGGATATTTATGATTTTACACCGATTCAATATCCAGCTGATGATAAGAATTCAGAGTGGTTAACGACGCACTTTGATTTCCATTCAATCGATGCTAACTTGTTAAAACTTGATATCCTTGGTCATGATGATCCGACGATGATTCGGATGCTTGAAGATCTAAGCGGTATTGACCCTAAAGATATTCCAGTTGATGATGAAAAAGTTATGAAAATCTTCTCATCCCCAGAAGTATTAGGCGTCACACCAGAGCAAATTTTATGTAAAACAGGGACACTAGGCGTACCTGAGTTTGGTACACGTTTTGTTCGTCAAATGCTTGAGGATACGAATCCATCTACATTTGGAGAACTTGTTATTATATCAGGATTATCACACGGTACCGATGTTTGGCTAGGCAATGCTCAAGAATTAATTAATCAAGGGATCTGTGAATTGTCAGATGTTATCGGTTGTCGTGATGATATTATGGTTTACCTTATGCACCAAGGTTTGGATGCTTCTTTAGCATTCCAAATCATGGAATCCGTACGTAAAGGAAAAGGACTTACAGATGAATGGGTCGTAGAAATGAAAAAGCATGATGTACCAGATTGGTATATTGACTCTTGTCGAAAAATAAAGTATATGTTCCCTAAAGCGCATGCTTCTGCTTACGTTTTAATGGCATTACGCATCGCATACTTTAAAGTGCATCACCCAATTCTATTCTACGCGGCTTATTTCACTGTAAGAGCGAGTGACTTCGAACTAGATACGATGATACAAGGATCAAGCGCGATTAGGAAACGGATTGAAGAAATTTATGCTAAAGGTAATGATGCTACACCAAAAGAAAAAAGTTTAGTAGTTGTTCTTGAATTAGCTTTAGAAATGAATGAACGAGGTTTCTCTTTTGCGAAGGTTGATCTATATCGATCAAGTGCGACAGAGTTCCTCGTTGATGGTAATCAATTAATCCCACCATTTAATGCGATAGATGGACTTGGTACTAACGCTGCATTAAACATTGTTAAAGCTAGAGAAGAAGGCGAATTCCTATCAAAAGAAGATCTGCGTGAAAGAAGTAGAATTTCTAGAACCGTATTAGATTATCTTGATAATCATGGCTGTTTAGAAGGAATGGAAGAAAAAAATCAACTTTCATTATTTTAA
- a CDS encoding proline--tRNA ligase, with protein MRQSKTLIPTLKETPADAEAASHKWLLRAGFIRQNISGVYTFLPLGKKVLNKIEAIVREEMDAIGANETFMPALQSAELWKETERWDAMGDELIRLKDRHKRDFVLGPTHEEIATSLIRDAVRSYKQLPLTIYQIQTKFRDERRPRFGLLRGREFIMKDAYSFHTSEESLNESYQLMFDAYTRIFKRLGLNFRPVIADAGAMGGKDTHEFMALADIGEDTIAFSTDSDYAANIEMAEVLDTYEFSTEPQQPLTKVDTPGQKTMQEVADFLNQDISQGMKSLLFKADDDFVLVVTRGDHEVNEIKLKHYLKAKTVALVEEEETIKLMNVGFGSIGPIGVPEGIRVVYDNAVKALSNATCGANEDGVHYINVNPTRDLIDPEYADIRFIQEGDPSPDGKGTIKFAEGIEIGQVFKLGKFYAEKLGATYLNQQGKSEVLTMGCYGIGVSRTLAAIVEQYHDDRGITWPVEIAPYQVHLLVLNNKPEQLELADQLYQQLTDAGFDVLYDDRNERAGVKFADSDLIGIPYRITVGKKASEGIVECKVRRTNEQEERHQSELISYLTEVLG; from the coding sequence ATGAGACAGAGTAAAACATTAATTCCGACATTAAAAGAAACACCAGCAGATGCAGAAGCAGCGAGTCATAAATGGTTACTGCGAGCAGGATTTATTAGACAAAACATTTCTGGTGTCTATACTTTTTTACCTTTAGGAAAAAAAGTATTAAATAAAATTGAAGCAATTGTACGCGAAGAAATGGATGCGATTGGTGCAAATGAAACATTTATGCCTGCATTACAATCGGCTGAACTTTGGAAAGAAACAGAGCGTTGGGACGCTATGGGCGATGAATTAATTCGCTTAAAAGATAGACATAAGCGTGATTTCGTTCTAGGTCCAACTCATGAAGAAATCGCAACAAGCTTAATTCGTGATGCAGTGAGAAGTTATAAGCAATTACCTTTGACAATTTATCAAATTCAAACGAAGTTCCGTGATGAGCGTCGTCCTAGATTTGGTTTATTAAGAGGACGCGAGTTTATCATGAAAGATGCTTACTCTTTCCATACTAGCGAGGAAAGCTTAAATGAGAGCTATCAATTAATGTTCGATGCATATACGCGCATTTTTAAACGTTTAGGTTTAAATTTCCGTCCTGTTATTGCAGATGCTGGTGCAATGGGTGGTAAGGACACTCATGAATTTATGGCATTAGCAGACATTGGTGAAGATACAATTGCATTCTCTACTGATTCAGACTATGCAGCAAATATTGAAATGGCAGAGGTTCTTGATACTTATGAATTTTCAACAGAACCACAGCAACCATTAACTAAGGTAGATACACCTGGTCAAAAAACCATGCAAGAGGTTGCTGACTTCTTAAATCAAGACATTAGCCAAGGCATGAAATCACTTCTTTTTAAAGCTGATGATGATTTTGTCTTAGTTGTGACAAGAGGTGATCACGAGGTAAACGAAATTAAATTAAAACATTACCTTAAAGCAAAAACTGTTGCTTTAGTAGAAGAAGAAGAGACAATTAAATTAATGAACGTAGGGTTTGGCTCAATTGGCCCAATCGGTGTACCAGAGGGAATTAGAGTTGTTTATGATAACGCAGTAAAAGCTTTATCAAATGCAACGTGTGGTGCGAATGAAGATGGGGTTCACTATATCAATGTTAATCCAACACGAGATTTAATCGATCCTGAATATGCGGATATTCGCTTTATCCAAGAGGGAGATCCATCTCCTGATGGTAAAGGTACGATTAAATTTGCTGAAGGGATCGAAATTGGTCAAGTATTTAAATTGGGTAAATTCTATGCTGAAAAGTTAGGTGCTACTTATTTAAATCAGCAAGGTAAGTCTGAAGTTCTAACAATGGGCTGCTATGGAATTGGTGTTTCTAGAACTCTAGCAGCAATTGTTGAGCAATATCATGATGATCGAGGAATTACTTGGCCAGTTGAAATTGCACCATACCAAGTTCACTTACTTGTGTTAAACAACAAACCGGAACAGCTTGAACTTGCAGATCAGTTATATCAACAATTAACTGATGCAGGCTTTGATGTTTTATATGATGATCGAAATGAGCGTGCAGGTGTTAAGTTTGCTGATAGTGATTTAATCGGTATACCGTACCGAATCACAGTCGGCAAAAAAGCAAGTGAAGGAATTGTTGAATGTAAGGTTAGACGTACTAATGAGCAAGAAGAGCGTCACCAATCTGAACTAATTAGCTATTTGACTGAAGTATTAGGTTAA
- the rseP gene encoding RIP metalloprotease RseP, which yields MNTIVAFILMFGLLVFVHEFGHFIFAKRAGMLVREFAIGFGPKIFSVKKGETLYTIRILPMGGYVRVAGEDPEIVDLKPGQHIGLIFNQDNKVQKIVINHKAKYPQAHVIEVERADLDHELIIIGSLVGEEDIKTYHVAENAEYIMDEVATQIAPYNRQFASKTKRQRAMQLFAGPLMNFVLTAVLFFFMGSIQGIPVDEAILGEIQPNSPADIAGFQSGDEVISVQGKSISQWSEFQQFIRENPEQELLMTVNRSGQQIEITVTPGANEEGELTIGRIGVLPYIEKSPLRAVPYSIKQTYEWSKLIVINVGMLVSGQFSLDMLGGPVAIYDATDQMVQSGFWTLIHWTAALSVNLGVINLLPLPALDGGRLLFIGIEAIRGKPISTEKEGLVHFIGFALLMLLMIIVTWNDIQRLFM from the coding sequence TTGAACACGATTGTAGCCTTTATCCTAATGTTTGGTCTACTCGTATTTGTTCACGAGTTTGGTCATTTTATTTTTGCTAAAAGGGCAGGTATGCTTGTTAGAGAATTTGCAATTGGATTCGGTCCAAAGATATTTTCTGTGAAAAAAGGTGAGACATTATACACGATCCGTATCTTACCAATGGGGGGATATGTCCGTGTGGCAGGCGAGGACCCAGAGATTGTTGATTTAAAGCCAGGGCAACATATTGGGTTAATTTTCAATCAAGATAACAAAGTACAAAAAATAGTCATTAATCATAAAGCGAAGTATCCACAAGCGCATGTTATTGAAGTTGAACGAGCTGATTTAGACCATGAATTAATTATCATTGGAAGCCTAGTCGGAGAAGAGGATATTAAGACTTACCATGTAGCAGAAAATGCAGAATATATTATGGATGAAGTTGCTACGCAAATTGCACCATATAATCGTCAGTTTGCTTCCAAGACAAAGCGTCAGCGTGCTATGCAGCTTTTCGCTGGCCCACTAATGAACTTTGTCTTAACAGCAGTATTATTTTTCTTTATGGGATCTATTCAAGGTATCCCTGTTGATGAAGCTATATTAGGCGAGATTCAACCGAACTCTCCAGCGGACATTGCTGGATTTCAATCTGGTGATGAGGTGATATCCGTTCAAGGGAAATCAATCAGCCAGTGGAGTGAATTTCAACAATTTATTCGTGAAAATCCAGAGCAAGAATTATTAATGACAGTTAATCGTTCTGGTCAGCAAATCGAAATTACTGTTACGCCAGGTGCAAACGAAGAAGGTGAGCTCACGATCGGACGGATCGGTGTATTACCCTATATTGAAAAATCACCACTTCGGGCAGTCCCCTATAGTATTAAACAAACGTATGAATGGTCGAAATTGATCGTTATTAATGTTGGTATGCTCGTATCCGGACAATTTTCACTTGATATGTTAGGTGGTCCAGTTGCGATTTATGATGCGACAGATCAAATGGTTCAAAGTGGTTTTTGGACACTTATTCACTGGACAGCAGCATTAAGCGTTAATTTAGGTGTGATTAATTTGTTACCACTACCTGCATTAGATGGTGGACGTTTATTGTTTATTGGAATTGAAGCAATTCGTGGAAAGCCAATCTCAACAGAAAAAGAAGGATTAGTCCATTTTATTGGATTTGCTTTATTGATGTTATTAATGATTATTGTTACTTGGAATGATATTCAAAGATTATTTATGTAA
- a CDS encoding phosphatidate cytidylyltransferase gives MLTRTITAIVAIAFFFPFVIIGGWPLSIVMLLIGSIGLYELIKMRQLTNHKIPLGLAMLLLWAFLLPETVIADLLPITVNRIELLFIISLLILSYTVLLKNKFTFDDAGFLVLGSIYIGLGFHYFVASRSVGLEYVFFAIVVILMTDTGAYFSGNMFGKHKLIPEISPNKTIEGAIGGAIIAVITGTIFNLIFPVHDSVIVVMVVSFFASLVGQIGDLVESGLKRHYEVKDSGRLLPGHGGILDRFDSWLFVFPFLHLIQFIG, from the coding sequence ATGTTAACAAGAACAATAACTGCAATTGTAGCCATTGCATTTTTCTTCCCTTTTGTCATTATCGGGGGATGGCCTTTATCAATTGTAATGTTATTAATTGGATCTATCGGTTTATACGAACTAATAAAAATGCGCCAACTAACGAACCATAAAATTCCATTAGGATTGGCAATGCTATTATTATGGGCATTTCTACTCCCAGAAACAGTTATTGCTGATTTACTTCCAATTACAGTTAATCGGATTGAGCTTTTATTTATAATTTCTTTACTTATCCTATCATATACTGTTTTATTGAAAAATAAATTTACTTTTGATGATGCAGGATTTTTAGTATTAGGATCGATTTATATCGGATTAGGTTTTCATTATTTTGTAGCAAGTCGATCAGTAGGATTAGAATATGTTTTCTTTGCAATTGTTGTGATCTTAATGACTGATACTGGAGCTTATTTCTCCGGTAATATGTTTGGAAAACATAAATTAATTCCTGAAATCAGTCCTAATAAAACAATTGAAGGAGCAATAGGTGGAGCGATCATTGCAGTTATTACTGGTACAATTTTCAATTTGATTTTCCCAGTTCATGACTCAGTGATAGTTGTAATGGTTGTTTCATTTTTCGCAAGTTTAGTTGGACAAATTGGCGATCTAGTCGAGTCTGGCTTAAAGCGACACTATGAAGTAAAAGATTCAGGCCGTTTGTTACCTGGACATGGTGGAATCCTTGATCGTTTTGATAGTTGGTTATTTGTTTTTCCATTTTTACACTTAATTCAATTTATCGGTTAA
- a CDS encoding isoprenyl transferase: MAINFWPFMNKNKLISNEDNQINIIPNHVAIIMDGNGRWAKQRGLPRIAGHKQGMDNVKRIVEVANAYQIKVLTLYAFSTENWKRPDQEVKYLMKLPQEFLNVYLPDLIKENVKIEMIGQMDQLPPHTKEAITKAIDKTKHNTGLILNIAMNYGSRSEIVNMVKSIAEDVHMNQLDPSQIDEQLVNNYLYTSHLPDPDLLIRTSGEIRLSNFLLWQLAYTEFWFTDAYWPAFSEKEFVEALKAFQKRKRRYGGLE, from the coding sequence ATGGCAATAAATTTTTGGCCTTTTATGAATAAAAATAAATTAATATCTAATGAAGATAATCAAATAAACATTATACCTAACCATGTGGCGATTATAATGGATGGAAATGGCCGTTGGGCAAAGCAACGAGGGTTACCAAGGATAGCAGGGCATAAACAAGGGATGGATAATGTTAAACGAATTGTTGAAGTTGCCAATGCATATCAAATTAAAGTATTGACACTATACGCATTTTCAACAGAAAACTGGAAAAGACCAGATCAAGAAGTGAAATACTTAATGAAACTTCCTCAAGAGTTTCTTAATGTATATTTACCTGACTTGATTAAAGAAAATGTAAAGATAGAAATGATCGGACAAATGGATCAATTACCACCACATACTAAAGAAGCGATTACTAAAGCTATTGATAAAACTAAGCATAATACCGGACTGATTCTCAATATAGCTATGAACTATGGTAGTCGTTCTGAAATAGTTAATATGGTAAAATCAATTGCAGAAGATGTTCATATGAATCAATTAGACCCTTCACAAATTGACGAGCAACTTGTCAATAATTATTTATATACATCTCATTTACCGGACCCTGATTTATTAATTAGAACGAGTGGTGAAATTAGACTAAGTAATTTTCTATTATGGCAACTTGCCTATACTGAGTTTTGGTTTACTGATGCTTATTGGCCAGCGTTTTCAGAAAAAGAATTTGTAGAAGCTTTAAAAGCTTTTCAAAAACGTAAAAGAAGGTATGGCGGTTTAGAATAG
- the frr gene encoding ribosome recycling factor, with amino-acid sequence MSEAIIKEIQQRMDQAIQSFKRSLATVRAGRANPAILNHVMVDYYGAPTPLNQLATITAPEARLIVVTPFDKSSIGEVEKAIQKADLGLAPSSDGNIVRIVIPALTEERRKELVKVVGKFAEESKVQVRNIRRDANDQLKKNEKDGEITEDELRHYQNEVQAETDKFIKQIDSLVEEKEAEIMEV; translated from the coding sequence ATGTCAGAAGCAATTATTAAAGAAATTCAACAAAGAATGGATCAAGCCATTCAGTCTTTCAAAAGAAGTTTAGCTACTGTTCGTGCGGGTCGTGCAAATCCAGCCATTTTAAATCATGTAATGGTTGACTATTATGGTGCACCAACTCCTTTAAATCAATTAGCAACAATTACAGCACCTGAAGCTAGATTAATCGTTGTAACACCATTTGATAAATCATCAATTGGAGAAGTTGAAAAAGCGATTCAAAAAGCTGATCTAGGTTTGGCTCCATCAAGTGACGGAAATATTGTTCGAATTGTCATCCCAGCTTTAACAGAAGAGCGTCGTAAAGAATTAGTTAAAGTAGTAGGGAAGTTTGCTGAAGAATCTAAAGTTCAAGTTAGAAACATTAGACGTGATGCAAATGATCAACTGAAGAAAAATGAAAAAGATGGTGAAATTACAGAAGACGAATTACGCCATTATCAAAATGAAGTTCAAGCTGAAACTGATAAATTTATCAAGCAGATTGACTCACTAGTTGAAGAAAAAGAAGCAGAAATTATGGAAGTTTAA
- the pyrH gene encoding UMP kinase, with the protein MTKAHYKRIVLKLSGEALSGDLGYGLEPKIIKSIAQQVKEIVELGVETAIVVGGGNIWRGKVGSEMGMDRANADYMGMLATVMNSLALQDSLENIGVETRVQTSIEMRQVAEPYIRRRAMRHLEKKRVVIFAAGTGNPYFSTDTTAALRAAEIDAEVILMAKNNVDGVYTADPKIDPNATKYDELTYMQVLNEELGVMDSTASSLCMDNELPLLVFSIAKEGNIKKAVLGEKIGTIVKGK; encoded by the coding sequence ATGACGAAAGCACACTATAAAAGAATTGTACTAAAATTAAGTGGCGAAGCATTAAGTGGGGATCTCGGCTACGGATTAGAGCCAAAGATTATTAAATCGATTGCTCAACAAGTGAAGGAAATTGTAGAGCTAGGAGTAGAGACTGCCATCGTAGTAGGTGGAGGAAATATTTGGCGAGGTAAAGTAGGTAGCGAGATGGGCATGGATCGAGCAAATGCTGACTATATGGGAATGTTAGCAACGGTCATGAACTCATTGGCTTTACAAGATAGTTTGGAAAATATCGGTGTGGAAACACGTGTGCAAACATCAATTGAAATGCGACAAGTCGCTGAACCATATATTAGAAGACGAGCTATGCGTCATCTTGAGAAAAAACGTGTTGTTATTTTCGCAGCTGGAACAGGAAATCCTTACTTCTCAACAGATACAACAGCTGCATTAAGAGCTGCTGAAATTGATGCTGAAGTTATTTTAATGGCTAAAAATAATGTTGATGGCGTTTATACAGCAGATCCTAAGATTGATCCAAACGCAACTAAATATGATGAACTCACTTATATGCAAGTACTCAACGAAGAACTTGGTGTGATGGACTCAACTGCATCGTCATTATGTATGGATAATGAATTACCTTTATTAGTATTCTCAATTGCTAAAGAAGGTAATATTAAAAAAGCCGTATTAGGTGAAAAAATAGGAACTATTGTAAAGGGGAAATAA